CACAATTATTATAAAGCATAAAAAAAAGCCCCGTATATCGGGGCTTTTTAATTTTATATGATTACCATCTTCTGCCATGTCCGCGGCCATGACCACGATAAAAGTGTTCGCGGTAAACAACCTGGCGGCGATAAACCGGGCGTTCGTAGTAACGGGTGCGGTATACCGGGCGATAGCTTCTGTAAACTACCGGTTGTTCATAATATACGGTACGCGGATAAGTTTCATAAACGGGATAAGGCCTTTCAACATATACCCTTCTAACGGGTGTACCTAAATTTACACCTATGCCTACGCTAACCTGTGCTTTTACAAGTTGAGATGACACAGTAAGTATCAGTGCTATTATCGAAAATTTTATCAGTTTCATTGTCTGTAAGTTTTAGTTACTATTAATGTTTCTATATAGCATCAGACACTAATACTATGCCATGGTTTAATAAAAACTTACACTTTTTTGGAATATCAGTCTTCGTAGAGCTTTAAACGGCTCTTTAAATAACTCATTTCCTGTTGCATATCTTCTATTTTTTGCAGCAAACTATTTATGGTTGCCACACCCGGTTCGTTAATTTCTAAATGGTTATGCAGGCGCACTAAACGCTCCAGCTTTTGTATCTCATCAACCGGGATACAGTTTTGCTTATCCACAACAATCACCTCAACCAGACCGGCATCCTGCAGGTAGCTAACAAAGGTGCCATCTACCTGGTGGTAAACACAAAAATCGCTTACGGATATTAAATTTTCGGTTTTCATAGCGCTTAAGTTTAAATCACGATTTAGCTAATTGTTCAAATAACTCGCGTTGTTTGTCTGTTAACTTAGTTGGTAATTGTACGTTATAGGTTAAATACAGGTCGCCAAACTGTCCTTCCTTTTTGTAAACCGGTACACCTTTGCCTTTTAGCTTAACTTTAGTACCAATTTGTGTGCCTGGGGCTACCTTTAGCTTTACTTTGCCGCTTAGCGTGCTTGCAGTAATTTCGCCGCCTAACACGGCTGTGTAAAGGTCAATATCAATTGTTCGGTACAAATCGCTACCCACGCGTTTAAATTCAGGATCTTCGGGTATATTAAAGGTAATGTACAGGTCGCCGGCGGGTGCCCCATTGCTGCCCGGCGCACCGTGGCCAGCTATTTTTATAGTTTGCCCATTTTCGATACCCGCGGGAATGGTTAAGCGTATGTTTTTACCGTTAACTGTAATGGTTTGCTTTTTCGATTCCATAATATCCCGCAAATCCAGCTGCAGCTCGGCGTTAAGGTCCTGCCCGCGGTAGCGCTGCGATTGCCTGCCGCTGTCACCCACCGGCCCGCCGCCAAACATCGAGTTAAAGAAATCAGAAAAATCCCCACCGCCGCCACCGCCAAAATCAAACCCGCCGAAACCGCCACCATTACTGCGCTGGTATTGCTGCTGCTGGCGTGCCTGCTGTTCGTAGGCATCGCTGTGTTGCCAGTTTTCGCCGTATTTATCGTACTTTTTGCGTTTCTCGGGGTCGCTTAACACCTCGTTGGCCTCGTTGGCCAGCTTAAATTGCTTTTCGGCCTCGGGGTTGTTGGGGTTAAGGTCGGGGTGGTGTTTGCGCGCAAGTTTGCGGTAAGCATTTTTTATATCCTTATCGGTCGCGTTTTTATCTACGCCTAAAATCTTATAATAATCTATAAATGCCATAATTAATTATGTATACCTAAAACGGTTAATACAAAGCTAAGTTTTAAATTACGGTAGTATTATATAAATTTGGTATCGGTCTCTCAATTATAACAGGGCTAATTACATCAAATATGGATACCAGCATCTTCCGCCATTTTTCAAACATCGATACTAAAGAGATAGCTCCCGGCTTTTTTAGTAAACTGATACATACCGATACCAACACCATCAACTTTATTGAAGTGGCAGCTGGCTGTACCGTGCCCGACCATAGCCACGTGCACGAGCAATTATCGTTTGTGATAGAGGGGCAGTTTCAATTAACCGTAGGCGGCATACCGCAAATACTTGATTCGGGCATGTTTGCGGTGATTCCATCAAACGCGGTGCACAACGGCCTGGCCATAACCAATTGTAAGCTGATTGATGTTTTTAGCCCCGTGCGCCAGGATTACAAACAGCTATAAACAAGCATTAAATTTTAGCCTTATTTAATACATTTGCCGCAAATACTATTGCTATGGCTATCTCTGTTGCTACCCTTACTGATGTACCCGAACTTGTTACGCTGGTAAATTCGGCCTACCGGGGCGAAAGCTCTAAAAAAGGCTGGACCACCGAGGCTAATTTAATTGACGGGCAACGTATTGATGAGGAAGGCCTTATTGAGCAAATGAGCGACCCAAATGCAACTATACTTAAAAACACTGATGCGGATGGCAATATAACCGCCTGTGTGTACCTGCTTAAAAAGCCGGGCAACGTTTTATACCTGGGTATGCTTACGGTATCGCCCACGCTGCAGGCACACGGCATTGGCAGGCAACTTTTAGCCGCTGCCGAAGACTATGCCCGCAGCATCAACCACCATACCGTAGCTATGACAGTGATAACCACCCGCACCGAACTGCTGAATTGGTATGAGCGACGCGGCTACACTAAAACCGGCGAAACCATCCCTCTCATCATTACCGAGCGAAACGGCATTTTAAAACAACCTGTTGAGATGTTTAAGCTGCACAAGGCGGTATAAAATTGAACTGCATTATAATATAATAAATGCAACATTGGGCGGTATGTTGGCATAAATAATTAATTTCACCAATTAGTATATACCTGATATGCAAAAGCCCGATAGCCTTATTTTTGACATGGATGGCACCCTTTGGGATGCTGTTGATACCTATGCACACTCCTGGAACGTTGTCTTTGCCGACTTAGGCATTGATAAAACCATTCACCGCGATGTTTTAGCGGGCATGGTGGGCTGGGAAGGCAAAAAAGTGATAGCTGAGCTAATGCCCGAATTTGAGCCCGAAAAACGCTTTGAGATCTATGCAGAAGTAAATAGCAGGCGGCATAACCTGATACGCGAAAAGGGCGGCATATTATACGATGGCGTTAAAGACGGCTTAAAGCAACTATCCGAAAAATACCCGTTACTGATATTAAGCAACTGCGCGGCAGGCATTATACGCCAGTTTATTGATTGGGCCGGCATTGACGATTACATAACCGACGAATTTGCCTACGGTGTAAACTTTATGCCTAAAAGCCACAACATTAAATTGCTGATGGATAAGCATCATTTAAAAAACCCTGTATATGTAGGCGATACCGCCGGTGATGGCGAGCAGAGCCGTTTAGCAGGCATCCCCTTTGTTTTTGTAAGCTATGGTTTTGGCGAAACAGACGATCACGACCTTAAGTTTGACGATTTTCCGTCGCTAACTAATTATTTTTTAAACTTATAAGCCTTATTGGTGTTAGGTTGAAAAGCTTAGCACATGAAAAGACGCGTATTAACCATTATTATACTGGTTTTAACAGTAGTTATAATTGGTGTTGTTTATTACCGCTACTATTTTGTTTTTGGCGAAGGTACCAAAGCCGGCAGCATGAACTATTTTGTAAA
This portion of the Inquilinus sp. KBS0705 genome encodes:
- a CDS encoding J domain-containing protein, which encodes MAFIDYYKILGVDKNATDKDIKNAYRKLARKHHPDLNPNNPEAEKQFKLANEANEVLSDPEKRKKYDKYGENWQHSDAYEQQARQQQQYQRSNGGGFGGFDFGGGGGGDFSDFFNSMFGGGPVGDSGRQSQRYRGQDLNAELQLDLRDIMESKKQTITVNGKNIRLTIPAGIENGQTIKIAGHGAPGSNGAPAGDLYITFNIPEDPEFKRVGSDLYRTIDIDLYTAVLGGEITASTLSGKVKLKVAPGTQIGTKVKLKGKGVPVYKKEGQFGDLYLTYNVQLPTKLTDKQRELFEQLAKS
- a CDS encoding cupin domain-containing protein, giving the protein MDTSIFRHFSNIDTKEIAPGFFSKLIHTDTNTINFIEVAAGCTVPDHSHVHEQLSFVIEGQFQLTVGGIPQILDSGMFAVIPSNAVHNGLAITNCKLIDVFSPVRQDYKQL
- a CDS encoding HAD family hydrolase, which translates into the protein MQKPDSLIFDMDGTLWDAVDTYAHSWNVVFADLGIDKTIHRDVLAGMVGWEGKKVIAELMPEFEPEKRFEIYAEVNSRRHNLIREKGGILYDGVKDGLKQLSEKYPLLILSNCAAGIIRQFIDWAGIDDYITDEFAYGVNFMPKSHNIKLLMDKHHLKNPVYVGDTAGDGEQSRLAGIPFVFVSYGFGETDDHDLKFDDFPSLTNYFLNL
- a CDS encoding GNAT family N-acetyltransferase; its protein translation is MAISVATLTDVPELVTLVNSAYRGESSKKGWTTEANLIDGQRIDEEGLIEQMSDPNATILKNTDADGNITACVYLLKKPGNVLYLGMLTVSPTLQAHGIGRQLLAAAEDYARSINHHTVAMTVITTRTELLNWYERRGYTKTGETIPLIITERNGILKQPVEMFKLHKAV
- a CDS encoding MerR family transcriptional regulator, which codes for MKTENLISVSDFCVYHQVDGTFVSYLQDAGLVEVIVVDKQNCIPVDEIQKLERLVRLHNHLEINEPGVATINSLLQKIEDMQQEMSYLKSRLKLYED